The following is a genomic window from Syntrophales bacterium.
AGCAAATTCGTTAACGCACTTATCCCGTTTATCGGGGTAAGGAAATTTGTTGATTTTATTCGCTCGCTAACCCCGCCGCAAGCAGCGGGGAATGCGCTCACTGTTCAGTTCACCAGACTTTCTTATATTGGTTATTTTTCAAAAATGAGCCCTTCTCCTGTTTTCTTTACTCATGTTTCTTTGCCTGATCCACCATCATCTGTTGTAAATTTGAAAGAGACTTGAGATTAGATGAACCTTCTATCGCCTTGACTGCGATATCCTCCACCTTTTGATATGATTTTTCGAGCTGTCCTGAAAGTTTTGAAATCTGTTCGGCTTGAACTTCAACCGTTTTTTCAAGCGATTCGATGCGGGTGGTAAACACTTTTCGCTCGCCCTCAAATTCCTTATCCAGCAATTGTCCCTTGCTGGTGGCGTCTCTTGTAATTCTTTCGGTTGTTTCCTTCACGGCCTTGTTGACGGCTGCTTCCAGTTCCTTGGGAAATGCGCCCACTTTTTGTCGCAGTTCGTTCAGTTCTCCTTCTTTTTCGCTTATCACCTTTTCCCTTTCCGCCAGGTCCTTTTCCATCTGTTCTCTTTTAAGCTGAATTTCTCTTTCAAGTTTCGCTTTTTCATCTTCAAATTCATCTTTGGAAAGCTGTTGTTCCCGCTTAAAGGCATACTGGAATTCTTCCTTCTCCCGTTCTCTTTTCTTCTTTTCAGCAGCATTCTGCTCTTTTATTTCCATCTCATATTGTTCTTCTTCTTTTTCCCATTCCGAGCGAGTTTTTTCAATTTCCCGCATAAGGTTTTCTTTCATTACGGCCATCTCGGAATCGTATTCCTGCCGCTTCCGGTTCTGGGCTTCTATAAGCGCGGCCAGTGTGGCCGCCGACTTTTCAATTTCGTACAGCTCCTTTAATTCCTCCTCCTTGATATCAATCGCCTTCCGGATACCATTAAGTTTATTTACCTCGCTTTCCAGCTTATCTGAAATCTCAGTCAACATTTTACTCATGTCGAGCTTAAGATTACTGATTCCTTTTACAACACCTTCGGATGACAGTGAGTCTGCAACCTCAAGGACCTCTCTTGCCCGTTTCTCCTCAACCTTCTTCTCCGGCTTCAGCTCCGCCTCCCGCTGCTCCTGAAACTGTTTTAACAGTTCATTATAGGCATCGAGCATTTCCTTTTTTGTACTGCTCATCGTAGGCTTCGGCAGTTGCTGTTTTTTCTTTTCCGTCATATCAGTCACCTCTCTTTTTTTGTTTGATTGTTTTTCTTTCCTATCTTTTCAATTTTATCTCTGAACAGAAACTTATACATCTGTCCCTCTTATATTCAGATCACAATTCAAAATTTTCCCCATAGTATTTCGTTGGAGCTCTTTTTGCCCCAGATGTCCCCATTTCTTCAAGAAATTCCAAATAATCTCTGATATCATGCGCTGAATTGTCGGGACGTCTCCTCATGGACACCAGATCGTCTTCGGTCAAGTTAATGTCGCTCTCGAGATCCAGTTCTTTTTTATTTTTTTTCATGAATGAGTTCCTCATAACTATCCATCTGACCATATTTTTCAAAATAACTTTTAACTTCCTCCAAATCAATCTCCGGCAATGACATTATATACTGTATGTCTGCCAGTTCTCTCAGCCGGCGTGCGGGATCATTTTTCATGGCAAAGAGCTTCAATGCTACCAAGTGCTCCGGTTTCACTACAGGGAGGTGAATTTCTCCCAGCAGCAACAACCGCTTTGTCTCGGAAAACATAGTATCAGCAGTATCACCGGCAACATAAACGATATCAATCCTACCCAGTTTCAGAAAAGGATGCAGATGGTTAGAGTATCCACTTGATTTATGGATAGTCTCGTATCCGAGTGATTCCAGATATTTGATGATTCGTGGCTGATTTTCCCTTCTCACCAGAA
Proteins encoded in this region:
- a CDS encoding nucleotidyl transferase AbiEii/AbiGii toxin family protein encodes the protein MNFTKIFQLLIEFFNREEIDYALIGAFALKAYGYVRATQDVDFLVRRENQPRIIKYLESLGYETIHKSSGYSNHLHPFLKLGRIDIVYVAGDTADTMFSETKRLLLLGEIHLPVVKPEHLVALKLFAMKNDPARRLRELADIQYIMSLPEIDLEEVKSYFEKYGQMDSYEELIHEKK